CGTAGCACCCGAGTCTTTGACAAAAGAAGAGAATATTGATTTTCTTAAACAAATCAAGATATCATTTTACGCCATTGATGAGGCTCATTGTATTTCGGAATGGGGACACGATTTCAGACCCGAATACCGCCGGATAAAACCTATTGTTGAAGAAATAGGCAAATCGCCAATTGTTGCTTTAACGGCTACAGCTACAGCAAAGGTTCAGCATGATATTCAGAAAAACCTGGGTATTCTTGATGCAAAAGTATTTAAGGCCTCGTTTAACCGCGAAAATTTATATTACGAAGTACGACCGAAGGTTAAAACCGAAACGCAAATCATTAAGTTTATTAAACAAAACGAGGGTAAATCAGGGATTATTTACTGTTTGAGCCGGAAAAAAGTTGAAGAACTGGCTGAAACCCTGCAGGTAAATGGCATAAAAGCACTGGCATACCATGCCGGAATGGATGCAGCCACTCGTTCGGGTAACCAGGATAAATTTTTGATGGAAGAGGTTGATGTAATAGTTGCAACAATTGCTTTTGGGATGGGAATTGATAAACCCGATGTACGTTTTGTAATTCATTACGATATTCCGAAAAGCCTGGAGGGATATTACCAGGAAACAGGACGTGCCGGAAGAGATGGAGGCGAAGGGCAATGCATAACTTTCTATAGTTATAAAGACATTCAGAAACTTGAAAAATTTATGCACGGCAAACCTGTTGCCGAACAGGAAATAGGAAAACAATTGTTGCTCGATACTGTTTCGTATGCCGAATCGGCTATATGTCGGCGCATTATTCTTTTGCACTATTTTGGTGAGAAATACCAACCCACAAATTGTGGGAACTGCGACAACTGTTTAAACCCTAAAGAGCAGATTGAGGCTAAAAATGAGATAGTAACAGCACTAAAAGCTATTCTTGAAGTTAACGAGAAATACAAAGGCGACCATATTGCAAATATTTTAATTGGTAACAGTACAGCGGCTGTGAAATCGTTTAAACATTACACCTTGAAATCGTTTGGTACCGGAAAAGAACACGATGAGCGATTCTGGAATGCTGTATTCCGTCAGTCGATGGTTGCCGGAATAATAAATAAGGATATTGAAAATTATGGTTTACTGAAAGTGACACCAAAAGGGCATGAGTTTTTGGCAAAACCACATAGTTTTATGCTGGTTAAAAACCACGAGTACGAAGAAGAGGATGATTCGGGAAACTCAGGGGGAGCCCCATCGGGAGGTGCAAGCGGCGATCCGCAGCTGTTTTCAATGTTAAAAGACCTGCGCAAGAAAATGGCAAAAAAACACAATTTGCCACCTTTTGTACTATTTCAGGATCCCTCGTTGGCCGACATGTCGATACAATACCCTGTAAATATTGAAGAGTTGCAGAATATTCAAGGGGTTGGACAAGGAAAAGCACGGCGTTATGGAAAAGAATTTGTGGCGCTAATAAAATCGTATGTTGAAGAAAACGAGATTGAGCGCCCGGAAGACTTGGTAGTGCGCACGGTGGCCAATAAGTCGAAAATGAAGGTGTTTATCATTCAAAGTATTGACAGAAAGTTATCGTTTGAAGACATTGCCGACTCGAAAGGAATTGAGGTGAGTGACGTAATTAGCGAGGTCGAAGCAATAGTAAATTCTGGCACAAAATTAAATATTGACTACTACATTGACGAT
Above is a genomic segment from uncultured Draconibacterium sp. containing:
- the recQ gene encoding DNA helicase RecQ; protein product: MSKKVVLAEKLQHFFGFDRFKGQQEEAIESVLGGNNTFVLMPTGGGKSLIYQLPALILEGTAIVISPLIALMKNQVDSIRGTHAEDSVAHFLNSSLSKAAITQVKEDVLAGKTKLLYVAPESLTKEENIDFLKQIKISFYAIDEAHCISEWGHDFRPEYRRIKPIVEEIGKSPIVALTATATAKVQHDIQKNLGILDAKVFKASFNRENLYYEVRPKVKTETQIIKFIKQNEGKSGIIYCLSRKKVEELAETLQVNGIKALAYHAGMDAATRSGNQDKFLMEEVDVIVATIAFGMGIDKPDVRFVIHYDIPKSLEGYYQETGRAGRDGGEGQCITFYSYKDIQKLEKFMHGKPVAEQEIGKQLLLDTVSYAESAICRRIILLHYFGEKYQPTNCGNCDNCLNPKEQIEAKNEIVTALKAILEVNEKYKGDHIANILIGNSTAAVKSFKHYTLKSFGTGKEHDERFWNAVFRQSMVAGIINKDIENYGLLKVTPKGHEFLAKPHSFMLVKNHEYEEEDDSGNSGGAPSGGASGDPQLFSMLKDLRKKMAKKHNLPPFVLFQDPSLADMSIQYPVNIEELQNIQGVGQGKARRYGKEFVALIKSYVEENEIERPEDLVVRTVANKSKMKVFIIQSIDRKLSFEDIADSKGIEVSDVISEVEAIVNSGTKLNIDYYIDDVLDEDHQEEIFDYFREAETDSVQEALDELGEDEYSEDDIRLMRVKFFSDMGN